The genomic interval GCGAAAATGGTTTCCATAATAGTTTGAAGTCTGCCGTCAACTTCTTCGAAAGTCCATGATAATCTTTCTGAGTTTTGAGACATTTCAAGAGCAGAAGTAGCTACACCACCAGCGTTGGATGCTTTACCAGGTGCGAATAATACGTCGTTTTCTTGTAAGAATTCGGTTGCTTCAATGGTTGTTGGCATGTTTGCTCCTTCAGCAACTGCAAGTACACCGTTTTCAACTAAGGTTTTAGCATCTTCTAACTGCAATTCGTTTTGGGTAGCACATGGAAGAGCGATGTCACATTTAATGGTCCATACGCCTTTACCTTCATGGTATTCAGCACTTTCTCTTGCTTCAGCGTATGCGGTTAATCTTTCTCTTCTTACTTCTTTAACTTCTTTTAATAATGCAACGTCGATTCCTTCAGGATCATAAATCCATCCGGTTGAATCGGAACAGGTTACAGGTTTTCCGCCTAATTGTTGAGCTTTTTCAATTGCATAAATAGCTACATTTCCTGCACCTGACACTGCAATGGTTTTACCTGCAATGTCAATGTCGTTTGCTTTTAACATAGCGTTTGTGAAGTATAATAATCCGTATCCGGTAGCTTCAGTTCTTGCAAGGGAACCACCGAATGATAATCCTTTACCAGTTAATACTCCTTCGTATAATCCTCTAATTCTTTTGTATTGACCGAATAAGAATCCAATCTCACGACCACCTACTCCAATATCTCCTGCAGGAACATCAGTATCAGCACCAATGTATTTGCATAATTCAGTCATGAAACTTTGACAGAATGCCATGATTTCTCTGTCGGATTTTCCTTTAGGATCAAAGTCTGATCCACCTTTTCCTCCACCAATTGGAAGTCCGGTCAAGGAGTTTTTGAAAATTTGTTCGAAACCTAAAAATTTAATGATACCAAGATTTACAGATGGGTGGAAACGTAATCCGCCTTTGTAAGGTCCGATTGCACTGTTGAACTGTACTCTGTAACCGGTGTTGACTTGTACCTGTCCATTGTCATCTACCCAAGGAACACGGAATTTGAATTGTCTTTCCGGATTGGTTAATCTTTCAAGAAGTGCATTTTTTCTGAATTCATCTTCGTTTTCTTCAATTACAACCCTTAATGATTCCAATACTTCGCGTACAGCTTGGTGGAATTCAGGTTCTGAAGGGTTTTGTTCAATTATGGTTTCAATTACTTCATCTACGTATGACAAAAATATTCCTCCAAATAAAATTTGAATTAAATTTATTATATCATTAAAGTCTTAACAATATAGTTAATTATTTGGATTTTATAGTATTTAAATATTTTTCAATTTTTAATAAAATATTAGAATATTATTCATAAAATTTAATGTTTATCTTAAACAAAATATACAAAATTGCAAAATTATTATTTAATTTAATATCCCTTTTAAGATAATAATTCAAAATGTCTAATTAAAATTAAAATTTTTGTACAAATCGGAAAATGATTGCCACCATAAAAATTCCGAAGCAGTGAAAAAATCAAATGTCCAAAAAATCCGACATCACATTCCAATATTTCGAACAAAATCCCCTCAGAAAATAAAAATATTAAACAAAATTAGATACAAATAAAAAAAGCATAACTCTTTATATACTATAATTAACAATATAATCTACAATAAATAGTAAAATTTTAAAATTGATATACAAAATAGCAAATGGTGATAGAATGACCGCAACTAAAATTCCCAAAAGTCATTATGACGCCCTAAAAGAAAATTACCTGACAAAAAACAGAACAATGTTTTCATTATATGTCGAACTGAACAGAGAAATTGAAGTGTCAAAACATCTGTTTTTCCAACTGATAAACAGAATACGTCAGGAAGAAGGTTTAAATCATTATTATAAATAAAAAAAAGAATTTGGATGAATTATCCAAATTAATATTCGACATGATACCTTAAAATTGCAGCTATTCCACCAAAAGCTCTGAAAAGCTGCATGCCCTCATCGGTTTCGGTAGAGATGAACTCAACATTGGTACTCATCTCTTCAGCCTTTTCCACAAAGTAGTCAGTTAAATCAACTGAATCTTCTTCTTTTAAAAGTTCATTACAGTTAGGGCATCTTTCTTCAATTTTATCCGCTTCGGATTGAGTTTTGACTGTAACTTCTTTGGCAGTGCCGCAGCTTGGACAGACAAACCTTTTACGCATTGCAGTTAAATCTTCGGATAAAAGCAAAGTGTCCACTGCTCCGATAGTCAGATTGTTTCTGACTTCGTCTTCACCATAGGAAGCAAGTCCCTTATCATTAGTTAATTCCTTCAAGAATTTTTGAACAGTTTCCTTTTCATGAATAACATCAAGATCACTTAGGACTCCTGAGGACTTTTCAATGACTTCACGAATACCAAAATCACCAGTATATGAAGTATCTTCAATAGCCAATATTTTTTGTTTAAGCTCATAGTTGAGATAATCCCCTTCTGCAAAGTCGTTTTTGGTAAAACCAGGTCCCCCGATGATGATTCCTTTCAAGTCATCTTTAAGAGGTAAAAAGTCATCGTTCATGTGGTCTCCGATACGTTTTAAAAACTCGTGAGCAGCCTGTTCGATAACCCTGTCGAACCTTCTCTGGGATTGTCCTCCCGCTTTGTGCTTTCCAGGAACACCACTTGTAATATGAGTTAAAATATTGATTTTTTTACCTTTCATTGATGCAATGGTAGCTTCCCTTCTGTCAATTACCGCTACACCATAGGTATCCCTCTCTTCAATCATATATTCGAGAGGTTCTAAAAAGAATTCATTGTTACACTTATACCAGTATGTTGTAACCGGTTCAAGAGGTTCCAAAACGTAAGTTTCCATCTTTTCTGTTCCAGGACCACCTTTAGGAATCATTCCGACAAACATTACCAGACCATTTTCAGGAGGTTGTTTGTATAAACGAATTCT from uncultured Methanobrevibacter sp. carries:
- the prf1 gene encoding peptide chain release factor aRF-1; this encodes MAEVSSKELYEFKKILKELAQKKGRGTELVSVYIPPDKQLSDVGKHMRDELGQSANIKSKQTRKNVQSAIEVILQRIRLYKQPPENGLVMFVGMIPKGGPGTEKMETYVLEPLEPVTTYWYKCNNEFFLEPLEYMIEERDTYGVAVIDRREATIASMKGKKINILTHITSGVPGKHKAGGQSQRRFDRVIEQAAHEFLKRIGDHMNDDFLPLKDDLKGIIIGGPGFTKNDFAEGDYLNYELKQKILAIEDTSYTGDFGIREVIEKSSGVLSDLDVIHEKETVQKFLKELTNDKGLASYGEDEVRNNLTIGAVDTLLLSEDLTAMRKRFVCPSCGTAKEVTVKTQSEADKIEERCPNCNELLKEEDSVDLTDYFVEKAEEMSTNVEFISTETDEGMQLFRAFGGIAAILRYHVEY